In Dyadobacter sp. NIV53, a single window of DNA contains:
- a CDS encoding aldo/keto reductase produces MEDTISKKVETGFNRRNFFKTGLGLAGGALLTTACTDHSPEGDTNLPDQQVSSRRRLGGTLEVSGIGLGVQNMHRTYQGTVPSRPEMLNIIRTAYDKGVTLFDTAEAYGPWESERILGEAVASFRNNIVIETKYGWNIDQQTGRQLAGLNSRPEHIRLVVENMLTRLRTDRIDLLYQHRVDPNVPIEDVAGAIKDLIDQGKVLHYGFSEPGPQTVRRAHAIHPVTAIQNEYSLLWRGPEDVIIPLCEELGIGFVCWSPLGVGFLTGTLDANTRFAPGDLRGSETRFSPENLPNNLRLVDLVKKWAVQKEATPAQISLAWLMAKKPWIVPIPGTTQMAHMLENNGGDSITFSASELSQFNSELSAIEILGARLPAGVLALSGVEAPPKL; encoded by the coding sequence ATGGAAGACACAATCAGTAAAAAAGTAGAAACAGGTTTCAACCGACGTAATTTTTTTAAGACAGGTTTAGGTCTGGCAGGCGGAGCATTGCTGACTACTGCTTGCACGGATCATTCACCTGAAGGAGATACCAATTTGCCTGATCAGCAGGTCAGCAGCCGGCGAAGGCTGGGTGGCACACTGGAAGTATCCGGCATTGGTCTTGGTGTGCAGAACATGCATCGTACATATCAAGGCACAGTTCCTTCCAGACCCGAAATGCTCAATATCATCAGGACTGCTTATGACAAGGGTGTTACCTTGTTTGACACAGCAGAAGCATACGGCCCCTGGGAAAGTGAACGTATCCTTGGCGAAGCGGTCGCCTCTTTTCGAAACAACATCGTTATAGAAACAAAGTATGGCTGGAATATTGACCAGCAAACCGGTCGTCAGCTAGCGGGTTTGAACAGCCGTCCAGAACATATCAGGCTCGTTGTAGAAAATATGCTTACACGTCTTCGCACCGACCGTATTGACTTGCTATATCAGCACCGGGTAGATCCAAATGTTCCCATTGAAGACGTTGCCGGTGCAATCAAAGATCTGATTGACCAGGGAAAGGTGCTTCATTATGGATTTTCCGAACCCGGGCCACAAACCGTCAGACGGGCACACGCTATTCATCCGGTTACAGCTATTCAAAACGAATACTCGCTATTATGGCGGGGACCGGAAGATGTGATCATTCCGCTTTGTGAGGAGCTCGGTATCGGCTTTGTATGCTGGAGCCCGCTTGGTGTTGGCTTTCTAACAGGAACTCTGGATGCAAATACACGCTTCGCTCCCGGAGATCTTCGAGGCTCAGAGACACGTTTTTCGCCGGAGAATCTACCTAACAATTTGAGACTTGTAGATTTGGTGAAAAAATGGGCTGTACAAAAAGAAGCAACTCCTGCCCAGATATCGTTGGCTTGGCTGATGGCCAAGAAACCGTGGATTGTGCCAATTCCAGGGACAACACAAATGGCGCACATGTTGGAAAATAACGGTGGAGATAGCATAACATTTTCAGCAAGTGAGCTCAGCCAGTTTAATTCAGAATTATCAGCGATTGAAATCCTAGGAGCCCGTTTGCCTGCCGGGGTCTTAGCTCTATCGGGTGTAGAAGCACCACCGAAGCTATAA
- a CDS encoding molybdopterin cofactor-binding domain-containing protein: MDNQTVSRRNFLKTSAVTGAVFSLGFYWPGNAKPAKIINAAEANNFGVEMNSWVHIDASGKVTIFDHRAEMGQGSYQAVPQIVAEELEVNLNEINVVFAPGNAKKYGNQVTGGSSTVRGSYKNLLKLSATAREMLIQAAATKWGVPKIECYAEGGHVIHKPSGKRLHYGELVEAASKLEAPKDVVLKKRADYKLIGKPLRRLDTPMKTNGSAVFGLDKMIPGMMYAAVERNPRLRGKVKSFDDTKTRQVPGVKNVFKVKMGVFDTYREGVAVVADSTWAAIQGKKALKVEWDDTGFEHLDTEEIYKRQAEVLQTQEGLTFKKQGEPNEIIAKASKKIDVIYETPYQYHAAMEPLNCVAHYHDDKLEIWGPIQAPEWVQDYISKEMSIPKEKVIVNMTFLGGGFGRKAFMDYPHEAAVISKEIKGPVQVVWTREDDATQGPFRPGITYRCEGVINNGEIDAFKVRMAGQNNDHWRGGKKDVANRSTSEGFLKPYTESIKNLAIMDVPFETPIPTMWWRSVYASTNGFAYESFLDELALEAGKDPLDFRRAYLKEDRLQKLIDKIEEVSGWKSRAKGAGYGVAITECFSSTVAQVVKVSKRESGGVKVDQVWAVMDCGWYVNPDTIKAQIEGSVVMALGAATIHQVKFKDGMAVDHNFSTYQMPRITDIPPIDIHIMDNDADAGGVGEPGLPPFAPALTNAIFDLTGKRIRKLPFSLQNV, encoded by the coding sequence ATGGACAACCAAACAGTATCAAGAAGAAATTTTTTAAAAACATCTGCTGTCACAGGCGCGGTGTTTTCGCTCGGCTTTTACTGGCCGGGCAATGCAAAACCTGCAAAGATTATTAATGCTGCCGAAGCCAATAATTTCGGGGTAGAGATGAATTCCTGGGTACACATTGATGCATCAGGTAAGGTCACGATTTTTGACCACCGTGCAGAAATGGGTCAGGGTTCCTATCAGGCCGTTCCGCAAATTGTTGCAGAAGAACTGGAAGTAAATCTCAATGAAATCAATGTGGTCTTTGCTCCGGGCAACGCCAAAAAATATGGAAATCAGGTTACAGGTGGTAGCTCAACGGTAAGAGGTTCATACAAAAATCTGTTAAAACTAAGTGCAACCGCACGTGAAATGCTGATCCAGGCTGCTGCAACCAAATGGGGAGTGCCGAAAATAGAATGTTACGCCGAAGGTGGTCATGTCATTCACAAGCCTTCTGGCAAACGGCTGCATTATGGCGAACTTGTTGAAGCAGCATCAAAACTGGAAGCTCCAAAAGACGTAGTTTTGAAGAAACGTGCAGATTACAAGTTAATTGGAAAGCCATTGCGCCGGTTGGATACGCCAATGAAAACCAACGGTTCTGCTGTTTTTGGATTGGATAAAATGATTCCGGGCATGATGTATGCAGCAGTTGAACGAAACCCGAGATTAAGAGGAAAAGTAAAGAGCTTTGATGACACAAAGACCAGACAAGTACCCGGTGTTAAAAATGTTTTCAAAGTAAAAATGGGCGTTTTTGATACTTATCGTGAAGGTGTGGCGGTAGTTGCAGATTCTACCTGGGCAGCGATTCAGGGAAAAAAAGCTTTGAAAGTGGAGTGGGACGATACAGGATTTGAACATTTGGACACCGAAGAAATTTACAAACGTCAGGCCGAAGTTTTACAAACGCAGGAAGGCTTAACTTTCAAAAAGCAGGGTGAACCGAATGAAATTATAGCAAAAGCGTCTAAAAAAATAGATGTTATTTACGAGACGCCATACCAATATCATGCTGCGATGGAGCCGCTTAATTGCGTAGCCCACTATCATGATGACAAGCTGGAAATTTGGGGGCCGATCCAAGCTCCGGAATGGGTACAGGATTATATCAGTAAAGAAATGTCGATTCCCAAAGAAAAAGTGATTGTGAATATGACGTTTCTGGGTGGCGGTTTTGGACGGAAAGCTTTTATGGATTATCCGCATGAAGCTGCTGTAATTTCAAAAGAAATAAAAGGACCGGTGCAGGTGGTATGGACGCGGGAGGATGACGCAACCCAGGGGCCATTCCGTCCGGGAATTACATACCGGTGTGAAGGTGTGATCAATAACGGTGAGATCGATGCATTTAAAGTCAGGATGGCCGGTCAAAATAATGATCACTGGCGTGGTGGCAAAAAAGACGTTGCAAATCGCAGTACCTCGGAAGGTTTTCTGAAACCCTACACAGAGTCGATCAAAAATCTGGCGATCATGGACGTTCCTTTTGAAACACCGATCCCGACGATGTGGTGGCGCTCCGTATATGCGTCTACGAACGGTTTTGCGTATGAAAGTTTTCTGGATGAACTGGCATTGGAGGCGGGGAAAGATCCACTGGACTTCAGACGCGCTTATTTGAAAGAAGATCGTTTGCAAAAGCTGATTGATAAAATCGAAGAAGTGTCCGGTTGGAAGAGTAGGGCAAAGGGTGCAGGGTATGGGGTGGCAATTACTGAATGTTTTTCCAGCACCGTAGCACAGGTCGTAAAAGTTTCAAAGCGGGAATCAGGCGGTGTGAAAGTCGATCAGGTTTGGGCGGTGATGGATTGCGGCTGGTATGTGAATCCCGATACAATCAAAGCACAGATTGAAGGATCGGTTGTTATGGCACTTGGCGCTGCGACGATCCATCAGGTTAAATTCAAAGACGGCATGGCGGTCGACCATAATTTCAGCACCTATCAAATGCCGCGCATTACGGATATTCCCCCAATTGACATACACATTATGGACAACGATGCAGATGCCGGTGGGGTAGGAGAACCGGGATTGCCACCTTTCGCTCCGGCACTGACAAATGCAATTTTTGATTTGACGGGGAAACGTATCCGGAAACTGCCGTTTAGCTTACAGAACGTTTAG
- a CDS encoding carboxymuconolactone decarboxylase family protein, whose amino-acid sequence MIISAFIFNEVAAANKTFKSDSLDTKQRSIVSISAFTAKGDLQGLKQALNEGLIAGLTINEVKEELIHLSAYCGFPRSLNGINTFNTVLTERKSKGIADPEGQKPSKVADVNKYQTGKKVLESLTGRSETGPKTGYAAFIPAIDTLLKEHLFNDIFTRGVLDNKQRELSTISALTALGGVESQLGGHIGICLNLGFTEQQIRQLLSIIEIKIGKNEAAAGMQVLERITSTRK is encoded by the coding sequence ATGATTATTTCAGCGTTCATTTTCAATGAAGTGGCGGCTGCTAATAAAACCTTTAAAAGTGATAGTTTGGATACGAAGCAGCGAAGCATCGTATCCATTTCTGCATTCACTGCAAAAGGGGATTTGCAAGGTTTGAAGCAGGCATTGAATGAAGGATTGATAGCCGGTCTTACTATTAACGAGGTTAAAGAAGAGCTTATTCACTTGTCGGCCTACTGTGGTTTTCCCAGAAGTTTGAACGGAATTAACACATTTAATACCGTGCTGACTGAGAGAAAATCAAAAGGCATTGCTGATCCGGAAGGGCAGAAACCTTCAAAAGTGGCAGACGTTAACAAATATCAAACGGGTAAAAAAGTCCTGGAATCACTCACAGGAAGGTCCGAAACTGGTCCAAAAACCGGATATGCGGCTTTTATCCCTGCGATTGATACGCTTTTAAAAGAACATCTTTTCAATGATATATTTACCCGCGGAGTACTTGACAACAAGCAGCGGGAGCTTTCCACAATATCTGCCCTGACCGCACTGGGAGGTGTAGAATCTCAGTTGGGCGGGCATATAGGAATTTGCCTGAATTTGGGGTTTACGGAGCAACAGATCCGGCAATTACTTTCAATCATTGAGATCAAAATAGGAAAAAATGAAGCGGCTGCAGGCATGCAAGTTTTAGAAAGAATTACGAGTACAAGAAAATAA
- a CDS encoding flavodoxin — translation MKNIIITIILAAAMTWTNANAQSITPKKILIVYLSRTNNTKAVAEMIQKNVGGTLTSLVLAKPYPKNYKATVDQVARENETGFLPPLKTKIEDIEKYDVVFVGFPTWGMKLPPPMKSFLKQYDLVGKTVIPFNTNGGYGVGSTFETVKELCPECKVLEGYTTKGGSERDGQLLMIKEDKAKQTETDIKKWLQKLKMI, via the coding sequence ATGAAAAACATAATTATTACAATAATATTAGCTGCGGCTATGACCTGGACTAATGCAAATGCACAATCAATAACCCCTAAAAAGATATTGATTGTGTATTTGTCAAGAACGAATAATACGAAGGCGGTAGCTGAAATGATCCAGAAAAATGTAGGCGGAACATTGACATCGCTGGTACTGGCAAAGCCTTATCCGAAGAATTACAAGGCAACCGTAGACCAGGTAGCAAGGGAAAATGAAACTGGCTTCCTGCCGCCTTTGAAAACGAAAATCGAGGATATTGAAAAATATGATGTCGTGTTTGTCGGCTTTCCTACCTGGGGCATGAAACTGCCGCCACCTATGAAAAGCTTTTTGAAACAATATGATCTGGTCGGTAAAACGGTTATTCCTTTTAACACAAATGGAGGTTATGGTGTTGGGAGTACTTTCGAAACGGTGAAAGAACTTTGTCCTGAATGCAAAGTACTGGAAGGTTATACAACCAAAGGCGGATCTGAAAGGGACGGGCAACTGCTGATGATCAAAGAAGACAAGGCAAAGCAGACGGAGACTGATATAAAAAAGTGGCTGCAAAAACTTAAAATGATATGA
- a CDS encoding (2Fe-2S)-binding protein: MAKITLSINKKEYPLEADPQMPLLWAIRDLAGLKGTKYGCGVAQCGACVVHLDGEAVRSCVTKVSRAVGKQVVTIEGLSETNSHPVQKAWQEIDVPQCGYCHSGQIMSAVVLLRENPNPTDKDIDDGMAGNICRCGTYLRIRAAIHLAAEAQKKAAPQG, encoded by the coding sequence ATGGCGAAAATCACTTTAAGTATCAACAAAAAAGAGTATCCCCTCGAAGCGGATCCTCAAATGCCGCTCCTGTGGGCAATCCGGGATCTGGCTGGTCTGAAAGGCACAAAATATGGCTGCGGCGTAGCCCAGTGCGGTGCTTGCGTGGTGCATCTGGACGGAGAAGCTGTCCGGTCATGTGTCACCAAAGTAAGTAGGGCAGTAGGTAAGCAAGTCGTAACAATTGAGGGTTTATCGGAAACGAATTCTCACCCGGTGCAAAAAGCCTGGCAGGAAATAGATGTTCCTCAATGTGGGTATTGTCATTCAGGACAGATCATGTCCGCGGTTGTTCTGCTGCGTGAAAATCCTAATCCGACTGATAAGGATATCGATGATGGCATGGCAGGTAACATATGCCGGTGTGGTACGTATCTGCGTATTCGTGCAGCGATTCATCTGGCCGCAGAAGCGCAGAAAAAAGCAGCTCCGCAGGGCTAA
- a CDS encoding alpha/beta hydrolase yields MTDYLKVLLIIYPLFTACTTDKPEINIPSVETPPETDTSSISPIGEGTILLWPQGNMPATTTTQSVANSGNPDGPNFRPFMVYFPVKEGIAIKGAVLICAGGAFQFRNNNGEGTPVARALSELGYQSFVVNYRLSPYTQQEGALDLARAVRFVRLHASEYGIKEDDIAVMGFSAGGILCGEMALNYKGSVNGSSLDTRYVPDSLDRISANVAAIGHIYSFYGRLSVASTDVERFRNSNLPPAFFCYGTRDPFVTQFGACVTALKQANVPVETLVLQDWPHGYGYRGDWIPAFDSWLVKQF; encoded by the coding sequence ATGACTGATTATCTTAAAGTGCTGTTAATAATTTATCCATTGTTTACGGCTTGCACCACAGATAAACCGGAAATTAATATACCCTCTGTTGAAACTCCGCCAGAAACGGATACTTCGAGCATCTCACCAATTGGTGAAGGGACTATCCTTCTCTGGCCTCAAGGTAACATGCCTGCAACCACTACCACTCAGTCAGTAGCAAACTCGGGGAACCCTGATGGCCCCAATTTTCGTCCGTTTATGGTATATTTCCCTGTTAAAGAAGGAATTGCAATAAAAGGGGCCGTGCTTATTTGTGCTGGTGGTGCTTTTCAGTTCCGCAATAATAACGGAGAAGGAACACCTGTGGCAAGGGCGTTAAGCGAATTGGGCTATCAAAGTTTTGTAGTTAACTACCGGCTAAGCCCATATACCCAGCAGGAAGGAGCATTGGATCTGGCCCGGGCAGTTAGGTTTGTCAGGCTCCATGCAAGTGAATACGGAATTAAAGAAGACGATATTGCTGTCATGGGATTTTCAGCAGGTGGCATCCTCTGTGGTGAAATGGCATTGAATTATAAAGGATCTGTTAATGGTTCATCACTTGATACCCGGTATGTTCCTGATTCACTGGACAGAATCTCAGCTAACGTAGCGGCAATCGGGCATATCTATTCTTTTTATGGTAGACTCAGCGTAGCATCTACGGATGTTGAAAGGTTCAGAAATTCTAATCTGCCTCCTGCATTTTTTTGTTATGGTACACGCGATCCGTTTGTAACGCAATTTGGAGCTTGTGTAACTGCACTCAAGCAGGCTAACGTACCAGTCGAAACGCTTGTTCTCCAAGACTGGCCACACGGTTATGGGTATAGAGGAGATTGGATACCTGCTTTTGACAGTTGGCTCGTGAAACAATTTTAG